The sequence tgggtggagaagagtgtcaggagtgatttgcgacagaagggtaccaacaagagttaaagggaaggtttacaagatggttgtgagaccagctatgttatatggcttggagacagtggcactgacgaaaagacaggaggtggagctggaggtggcagagttgaagatgctaagattttcattgggagtgatgaagaaggacaagaaTAGGAACGAGTATAATAGAGGGACagttcaagttggacagtttagagccaaagcaagagaggcaaggttgagatggtttggacatgtgcggaggagagatgctgggtataatgggagaaggatgctgaatatggagctgccagggaagaggaaaagaggaaggccgaagaggaggtttatggatgtggtgagaggacatacaggtggctggtgtgacagagaaagatgcagaggacaggtggagacagaaccggatgatctgctgtgatgACTCCTAACTGGAGTATCCGAAAGTATTAGTAGTAATTCTCTTGACCCAAACAATTCTAAAGTACGAAACATAAACTTGTGTTCAATTGTGTCAAAGgctttaaaaaagaaaacagataAGAAAAAGATAAAACCTTCATCTTCAATCAAATAGTGGTAATCAAATAAGTCAAGTACAAGTCGTGTATTGTTATGAATTTagcgtcctcttataaagcctaATTGTGTGTCCGAGATAATTTGCATGATACCGGTTTTCAATCTGTTCGCATAAATATTAGTTAgaattttatagtcattattaaGCAGGGTTATGGGTCTTAAATTATTGATTCATTTTGGATCTTTATCAGGTTTGGGGATCAGGTTGATGATCTCTTGTTTCATAGTAGTTGGAAGAATTTGGGTTTTGAAGATTTCTGTTAGCATATGGAAAAAAGTTCTTTGAGATAGTCCCAAAAATGCTTGTAGAAATTACTTGTTAAACCATCCGAACCCGTGGATTTGTGTAAGGATAAACATTTCATGGCATTTTCCACTTCACCCATAATGATCTCTGTGTCACATACATTTTTGAAGCTCTTGTGTATTTTAGGGACCAATTCCTTAATGTGCTCAAAGAAAGCATCAGCATCTGTACATGAATAAAAAGAAGAGTAAAGTTTACTGTAGAATTGGAAAATTTCCTTAGAGATCTTATCAGGGTCTGTACATTCTTGATTATTGCTTAGCACTGCTGTTGCAGCATTCCGCTcttgtctctctttttttctaaTCTACAGAAATATGCTTAACTTCTTTCACCCTCCTCTATCCATTTCACCCTTGACCTTATATATGCTCCTTTGGCTTTAGTAATGTAAATGTTGTCTAGCGAGGACTGCAGGAGAACACGTTTTTGTTTGTCATTCTCACTTAGTGGGGGATTTATTACAGAtatcgttgatttttttttttaatgacttccatttcttcttctttttttttactgtcccTGCTTAATAATTTGCTCGTTGCTACGGAGATCTGACGTACCTTGTATTTTAAATACTCCCATTTATCTCTATAAGTTGAAAAATTTGGATCTTCAAATTATATCATTGATCATTTTTCTAATTTCTTGACAAAAAGACTCACTCCGTAGGAGGTTTGAGTTACATTTCCAGTATCATTGTTTCCTTAAACATGTGTTGGTGGGTTTAAGAATAAGTTTAACCATACAGGGATCTGTTATCTGTTAGGTGTCCTGCGGAAATTATAGAATTTGACTCCCATGTAGGCCTATTTTTGGAAACTAAGCAAAAATCCACCGTGGATTTGATGGAACCATTGGGTTTAAACCATGTGAAAATTTGGGTATTAGGAGTGTCAGTGCGCCATGCATCTTTCAATTTAAACACACTACAGAAATCAAGTAACAGGATTATAATGGTGTCCCTGATATTTTGAAGGAGTTCTATCAAGCCATTCATCAATCACCATATTTAAGTCACCACCAAATATAAGATCTTCAGTATGATACATTTGACATAGAGCCTTAACAATTTTGGTAATTTCAGTATCAGAGTTTTGTTTTGGTTAAGGTTgttatacctatatatatatatatatatatatatatatatatatatatatatataaaccagtttagctccttatttgttgagcactattccTACTgttagtgtttcttttaacaaagttatatatatataaacattttAACATCTGTATACTACTAACCCAGTATGAATGCGATGATTGCTATCATTGTTGTATGGCCTGGCTCAGGTTAAACCCTTTGTAAGACATGAacaaatacatccatccattatcttaactgcttagcctgctctcagggttgcgggatgctggagcctatttctgCAGTCACAGAGAATAAATGCCATAGAATTTTCTTTTATTATCTAGTTTGACAGTCATAACTGAAAAAgagcacaaataaataaatctagGAATAAATGACAATTCCTTTAAAAAACTCTTAAAGTGCAGCCACAATTTAGTAAAATTTAAAATTTAAATAGTGCAGTAACAGTAAACAGTAGTGCAACATCAACTTAAAAATGAAACATTCAAAAATAAAGAATTACAATTAAAGTGTAAAACAAAAGGGCAACTGCTACACAGTAAACAAAATCAGTTGAAACAAGTAGGCTACACATTGCATTAGCAACTTAGTACTGCTCATAGTTTCAAGAGCAATGGCAGGCTCTTCAAGAAGATGAGCATTTCCGCTCTCTCCTCTGTTCCTCCTTGCATCAACAATGTTGGAGGCTGCGCTGGACTGTCTCTCACTACCCACACTGGTACAAGGAGCACAGAGAAGTTTTGCAGCAGTGGCAGCCGGGGTGGGAAACTGAACTAGGTTGCTTCCCCAGTACTGGAATGGGCTGTCTGAGCACGGGATAGTTTTCTCTGTCAAATAAGTCTGTATTTGAACTTGTGTGCTTGTGCTACTCGCCCCACATTCctcatcatgctcctgcaggatTTCCTCAAACAGGCCCTTCAAGCTGCTAtttctgctgctgctcctgcttctTGGCTGTGCTTCTATACATGGGATTTTTAAATGCGCTGGCTCTTCAGCCTCAGTTGTGGTCTTCTTCAATGACTCCCCTTTTCTGCACCTCTTGCGTCAGTGTATATTTTGCATGCTTGGTGCTGTCTGCACTTGTGAAGTATCTGAAATAACATAAAAATAATAAATGTCTAAAATAATGTTTCCTCCACAGTAGCACTTGATGGTGACAGACATTAGTTCATGCAATAGTAATTCATATGATGCACGTGCATAAAATAATGCAATGTCTAGATATCTAGAACACCATTTCTAAGTTTTGATTATAATATGGGCAATTACATTTAATAATCATACTGTGAACACCATTCAGCCAAAAAAGACAGCAGACTTCATAGCAGAGTTACAGAAGAAATACAAAGACTGTTTTCAGGGCTTAGGGAAACTGAAAGTTTTTCAGATAGCACTTCATGTagaaccctgtgatggcctggcggcctgtccagggtgtctccccgcctgccgcccaatgactgctgggataggctccagcatccccgcgaccctgagagtcgTGGGAGTCGCGGGggttaagcagtttggataatggatggactcttAGACATACCTGTCTTCTAAATGCGGGGCCAAGAGAGTGGCAACTGCATACAATGGGTCATGCTCGATGGTTCTGAATCTTGACAGCCTCTGGAAGGGTAGTTTTCATCATTTTTATACCCATGTCCCCCTGGTTCTCCTGAGCAAGCAGCCATTTTAGCACCGTGACCGAGGGGATAACTTCAGCTGcaggggaggtggaggagctAATCTGTCTGGTCAGTTCTTCAAATGGTGCCAGAACAGCGATGGTTTTCTCCAGCGAAGCCCACTGGTTGGCTGTCAGGGTTGCTGGCAGGTCGTGGTCGGCGCCATATGATGAAATCGATTGGGTCTGCTCCAGTAGACTCTCGACCATATAAAACGTGCTGTTCCACCTCGTCACCACATCTTGGTGCAGATGTTTGCTGGGCATTTGGAAATCTTTATGGATATCCTCCGGGTGTGTAGCAGCCAGTGGCGAGTGTTTAAAGTGGCCAATTATCTTTCTAGCATTTGCCAGGGCATCATTCTCACTTTGTTGTGGTTGTACCCTTCGTGCACCACCAGCTGGATCGAGTGGGCGAAGCGTCCCAAAATCAACACGTCCACCGCTTTCTTAATGTTACTTGCATTGTCGCACAAAACAACATGGACATTGGACTTGGGGATGTTCCGTTTTACCAGCATCCCTTCATCTGTTTCGGCGATTGACGTGCCAGTATGTGACCCATGGAATTCGTTTTGCTCGCAGTGCCGCACTTTGAAGAGAAACTGTCGAGCTCGTTTGTCGGTTATCTTTGTCGCTTTTGGGCGTCGTTGGAATGCGGTTTCCAACGTTTGCTGCTGCAGTTTGTGCCCCCCCCTTTGCCTTGTTGATGCCCCCCCCACTCTGCCTTGTTGATGCCCCCCCCACTCTGCCTtgttgatgccccccccccactctgcctCGTTGAACTCATCGTGCTCTTTCGCATGATGCGTCTTCAAATGCTTTATAAGATTGCTGGTGTTGAAATGGGCAACACCAGTGTCACCCCTCAAAACTAGACCCTTGCATACTGTACACGTTGCTGTTTTACTGGTGTGTTGCAGTGTAAAATATTCCCAAGTTGCTGACATTTTGTTAGCGTTACAGTAAATTACTGGAAACCAATTCTTCTTTGCCGCTCTAAAACAGTAGCTGCCAGTGGCAACACAGCACAACTTGCTGTGTAGGCTGTTTTTGAGCGGCAACGAAGAATTGATTTCTGGGGAAAATGGCCGTTTTATGCGGGCGAAACGACTTTAAAGTTGGTCCCGTTTCGGGGCTAATAAGTTACGTGATATCGGATAGGTGCATAGACTCACGTACTCAGTAAGGCAACAGTCAGCAAGAAATTCTACCACCACTgctggctgttcccgttaggggtcaccacagcggatcatccggttccatctcctcctgtcctctgcagcttcctctgtcacaccagccacctgcttttttattttatttatttactttattactttattaatccccgtggggaaattcttcctctgcatttaacccttcctagctgtgtagctagaggcAGTGGGCAGCCAGCtggcgtgcagcacccggggaccaactccagttcattttgccatgcctctgtcaggggcacagactggagtattaaccctaacatgcatgtatttttgatggtgggggaaaccggagcacctggagaaaacccacgcagacacggggagaacatgcaaactccgcacagaaaggaccagggttcgaaccttggaccttcttgctgtgaggcaacagtgctaaccactgagccaccgtacatgtcctccctcaccacatccataaacctcctctttggccttcctcttctcctcttccctggcagctccatattcagcatccttctcccaatatactcagcatctctcctccacacatgtccaaactatctcaatcttgcctcacttgctttgtccccaaaccgcccaacctgagctgtccctctaatatactcgttcctaatcctgtccttcttcgtcacgcccaatgaaaatcttatcttcaactctgccacctccagctccacctcctgtcttttcatcagtgccactgtctccaaatcatatacgTAGCAGTCAGCAAGAGATTCCTGACTGAATTTGCCGCCCATTGCAAAGGTGTTTACATTTATTAGCATCCTACATTTATTTTGGAACAAATTCTTGAATATCTCTCAGGTTAAGGTACCGAACTGCTGTGCCTGACTGTACCCAACACCTGATGAAGGAACAGAAGATGCACATGACATTTGACTTGTCTTTATTACATATTCATTACTCTTTCAGGTTATATTTTCAGTGTATAAGTCACTTCTAAACAGAAGAGGGTGTACTGTCATTGATAACCTACTATAATAGTATAATAAAGTTTTCAGTTTCAAAATAAGGTATCCACTATTTTACAAAAAACACTTATGCTTACAAAAGGATCACAGAGTAAAACTTGAAACATTTCGCAAAAGTTTGCCGTTTCTTTAAAACCTGTACCTTCCAAACATGAAATCACCTTGATCTTACGAACCAGTGGTTGGTGGATTATGAGTAACAAAAGAATTTGTTtatatgagaaaaaaaaaacagaataaacagtGTTTGCAGAGTGAAACCATTTGTTTTCAACAGACCGTTCAAATGGCGGCGTGACACTTCTTCATGTGTAACTTGAGGCTGTATTTGACGATGAAACTTTTGGAGCAGAGTGAGCAGGAGTACGGCCGCTCCCCGGAGTGAACGCTGAGGTGTGACTTGAGGTGAGCCGACTGGGTGAATTTCTTCCCACACTGGGGGCAGCTGAATGGACGCTCCCCCGTGTGGATGCGCGTGTGAACTTCAAGATTCTGCAGCGTGGCGTAAGTCTTGCTGCAGACAGCGCAGACAAAACGCTTCCCCTTGGTATTGACGCCCGGCTGGCCGATGCAGTGCGATGGCCGGCCGGACGGGTCCCTGTAAAGGCCAAAGTTCATCACATCTGCCTCATCGAACTCCAACGTTGAGTTGCTGCCCTCCGACAGCTGGCAGTCAGTGGGCTTCGTCGAGCCCACAATGTTTACCAGCTTGAGCCCAAAGGCGTCGCTGTCCATACTTTTGCTCTGGTGGAAGTGGGCAAAAGCCATTTGGCTTTTTGTCGGTTTGGTCCATGTCAAATTGAGGTCCAACTCGCCTTTGTTTGTTGGAGATGGAGCCTCAATCAGGGTGTCGGTTCCTCCGTGACCTCCGAAATAAGCcacgtgtctgtttgtgtttgacgCTGGAGAGACCAGTGAGAAGTCCTGGACATCCAGATCCATCTTTGAGGAGTAGGAGTGAACCGACCCCCctgcctccctctcctcccccagcAGCTGGCCAGAGCAGCCGGGCTCGCTGTGAGGAGAGTCCAGTGTGTACTGGGACACCAGCTTCTTCTGGTTCCCCAAGTTGAGTTTCAGTGATGGGCTGTGCAGTGGGCGTTGCTCGGAGGACGTCTCCACCACGCAGACCACCTCCTCGCTCCCTGACCAATGTCTCTTCTTCTTTCTTATCTGGGCTGAGGTGGCCAACACCACGCCTGCTCCTCCATCCGAAGATGTTTTGCTATCTGAGAGAAGAGGAAGtgacaataataaattaataataataatatggttaatgctttacattaagtgcaCGTAATAAGTGTTAGtcaataggtaataaggcccttataagacTTTATAAAATGCATATTAACATTTTTATGTGTTATTAGCAACATAAACACATTTTCGGCCACTAGGAGGCGCTTGCAAAATAAGCAAAACTTAAATTTTCTATACTTGTCTTAGGTTGGAATTCCAGTTTGCATAAAAATCTACACAAACCATCTAAGGACCCTCATgattaaaaataattaaaagaactggggcgtccgggtagagtagcggtttattccgttgtctaccaacacggggtttgcggt is a genomic window of Lampris incognitus isolate fLamInc1 chromosome 14, fLamInc1.hap2, whole genome shotgun sequence containing:
- the LOC130123415 gene encoding zinc finger protein 236-like codes for the protein MAGVAAHLMNSRVLHEQLSIIMGALTKAAVVEICEVVDEGYAVLHAEITRSRQENEDLKKKLHLIESIVVRGGGGGKAAESGTAAVSGAEAEGAHRGPDAPPDTRQASDAGGAGADHGARGTGREIPDVVLIKDEDSDSNGTFEEDSKTSSDGGAGVVLATSAQIRKKKRHWSGSEEVVCVVETSSEQRPLHSPSLKLNLGNQKKLVSQYTLDSPHSEPGCSGQLLGEEREAGGSVHSYSSKMDLDVQDFSLVSPASNTNRHVAYFGGHGGTDTLIEAPSPTNKGELDLNLTWTKPTKSQMAFAHFHQSKSMDSDAFGLKLVNIVGSTKPTDCQLSEGSNSTLEFDEADVMNFGLYRDPSGRPSHCIGQPGVNTKGKRFVCAVCSKTYATLQNLEVHTRIHTGERPFSCPQCGKKFTQSAHLKSHLSVHSGERPYSCSLCSKSFIVKYSLKLHMKKCHAAI